A genome region from Marinobacter panjinensis includes the following:
- a CDS encoding YggT family protein: MLADILITILLIASTFYLTIVLLRFLLQLARADFYNPITQFAVKATNPLLRPLRRFIPGWGGIDGAALVLAVIIQAITFFLILFALNGSIPAINPLTLLSWSILNVLDLIVKIYFWSVIAVVVVSWIAPQSNHPAIQLVAQITEPVMRPVRSVMPSLGGLDLSPIIVFLILNVISVVIDHMKIAAGMGSIVGM; encoded by the coding sequence ATGCTGGCTGACATTCTGATCACCATTCTGCTCATTGCCTCAACATTTTACCTGACGATTGTGCTGCTGCGTTTCCTGCTGCAGCTGGCAAGGGCCGATTTCTACAACCCGATCACCCAGTTCGCGGTGAAGGCCACCAATCCGTTGCTGCGGCCCCTGCGCCGATTCATCCCCGGATGGGGTGGTATCGACGGTGCCGCCCTGGTACTGGCCGTCATCATCCAGGCCATCACCTTTTTCCTGATCCTGTTTGCCCTCAACGGCAGCATCCCGGCCATCAACCCGCTGACCCTGCTGAGCTGGTCGATACTCAATGTGCTGGACCTGATCGTGAAAATCTACTTCTGGTCCGTCATCGCCGTTGTGGTAGTGAGCTGGATCGCCCCGCAAAGCAACCACCCTGCCATCCAGCTGGTGGCACAGATCACCGAGCCAGTAATGCGGCCCGTGCGTAGCGTGATGCCCTCTCTTGGTGGGCTGGATCTGTCACCCATTATCGTCTTCCTGATCCTCAATGTGATTTCAGTCGTGATCGATCACATGAAGATTGCCGCCGGCATGGGATCCATTGTCGGAATGTAG
- the proC gene encoding pyrroline-5-carboxylate reductase translates to MSTSPTISFIGAGNMASAIIGGMLDSGFQAANIWVSAPDDNHLQSIRKQFGVSVTTDNRYCAQQADMVVLAVKPQVMADVCSDIAPVVQNTRPLMVSIAAGLEASTLDEWLGGGLPLVRVMPNTPSLVGKGAAGLYANDQVKDKQKGMVESVFSSIGSALWVDEESLLHAVTALSGSGPAYFFLMLEALEEAATDAGIASETARALAIQTMAGAAEMAGRSELDPGQLKRNVMSPGGTTEQAIHTFEEGGLRDLVKKAYSAAYKRSGEMAKELAKKQ, encoded by the coding sequence TTGAGCACATCACCAACGATTTCGTTTATCGGCGCCGGCAACATGGCCAGTGCCATTATAGGTGGCATGCTGGACAGCGGCTTCCAGGCCGCCAATATCTGGGTCAGCGCCCCCGATGACAATCACCTTCAGTCCATCCGCAAGCAGTTTGGCGTCAGCGTGACTACCGACAACCGCTACTGCGCCCAGCAGGCGGACATGGTGGTTCTTGCGGTCAAGCCACAGGTCATGGCAGATGTCTGTTCAGATATCGCCCCGGTGGTCCAGAATACCCGCCCGCTGATGGTCTCCATCGCGGCCGGGCTGGAAGCTTCCACTCTGGACGAATGGCTCGGCGGCGGTCTGCCGCTGGTGCGGGTGATGCCGAATACACCCTCGCTGGTGGGCAAGGGGGCTGCCGGCCTCTACGCCAATGACCAGGTAAAGGACAAGCAAAAAGGCATGGTGGAGTCGGTCTTCAGCAGCATAGGCTCCGCGCTATGGGTCGACGAGGAGTCGCTCCTCCATGCAGTGACCGCACTATCGGGAAGTGGCCCCGCCTATTTCTTCCTGATGCTGGAAGCCCTTGAAGAAGCCGCAACCGACGCGGGCATCGCCAGCGAAACCGCCCGCGCCCTGGCCATCCAGACCATGGCCGGTGCTGCCGAAATGGCCGGACGTAGCGAACTCGACCCCGGCCAGCTCAAGCGCAATGTCATGTCCCCCGGCGGCACCACGGAACAGGCCATCCATACCTTTGAAGAGGGCGGCCTCAGGGACCTGGTGAAAAAAGCCTATTCCGCAGCCTATAAGCGCTCCGGGGAAATGGCCAAAGAACTTGCCAAGAAACAGTAA
- a CDS encoding YggS family pyridoxal phosphate-dependent enzyme has product MSSIADNIGTVTRRIQKATLKSGRKANSVRLLAVSKKRPAEDLRTAFDAGQRAFGESYVQEALDKMEALADLDAIEWHFIGPIQSNKTRQIAEAFDWVHSVDRLKIAHRLDEQRDSALPPLNVCLQVNINNEASKSGCSLEDLTELADAIEEMPNLSLRGLMAIPDPDQPEAALRSSFRKLANALKKLRQEAPGSGPLDTLSMGMSDDLEMAIEEGSTWVRVGTALFGPR; this is encoded by the coding sequence ATGAGCAGCATAGCAGACAACATCGGGACCGTAACCCGACGCATACAAAAAGCAACATTGAAGTCCGGACGCAAGGCGAACTCGGTGCGCCTGCTGGCTGTGAGCAAAAAACGGCCTGCGGAGGACCTTCGAACCGCCTTCGACGCTGGCCAACGTGCCTTTGGTGAAAGCTATGTCCAGGAAGCTCTGGACAAGATGGAGGCCCTGGCTGATCTGGACGCGATCGAGTGGCATTTCATAGGCCCGATCCAGTCCAACAAGACCCGCCAGATTGCGGAAGCCTTTGACTGGGTTCACAGCGTCGACCGGCTCAAGATTGCCCACCGGCTGGATGAGCAGCGCGACAGCGCCCTGCCGCCGCTGAATGTCTGCCTGCAGGTGAACATCAATAACGAAGCGTCCAAATCCGGCTGTTCGCTGGAGGATCTCACGGAGTTGGCAGACGCCATTGAGGAGATGCCCAATCTCTCGCTCCGGGGCCTGATGGCGATTCCTGACCCGGACCAGCCCGAAGCCGCGTTGCGATCCAGCTTCCGCAAACTGGCCAACGCACTGAAAAAACTCCGGCAGGAAGCACCGGGCTCCGGCCCTCTGGACACCCTTTCCATGGGCATGTCAGACGACCTGGAAATGGCCATTGAAGAGGGCTCTACCTGGGTGAGGGTTGGAACCGCCCTGTTCGGCCCCCGGTAA
- a CDS encoding type IV pilus twitching motility protein PilT, with protein MDITELLAFSAKQGASDLHLSAGLPPMIRVDGDVRRINLPPMEHKEVHGLIYDIMNDKQRKDYEEFLETDFSFEVPGVARFRVNAFNQNRGAGAVFRTIPSKVLTMEDLGMGQVFKDISSVPRGLVLVTGPTGSGKSTTLAAMIDYINDSRYEHILTIEDPIEFVHESKKCLLNQREVHRDTLGFNEALRSALREDPDIILVGELRDLETIRLALTAAETGHLVFGTLHTTSAAKTIDRVVDVFPAEEKSMVRSMLSESLQAVISQTLMKKMGGGRIAAHEIMIGTSAIRNLIREDKIAQMYSAIQTGGSLGMTTLDQCLEKLLKKGLISREAARMKAKMPDNF; from the coding sequence ATGGATATTACTGAACTGCTTGCCTTTTCGGCCAAACAGGGCGCATCAGATTTGCACCTGTCGGCCGGCCTTCCTCCGATGATCCGTGTTGATGGCGATGTTCGTCGTATCAACCTTCCGCCCATGGAGCATAAAGAAGTCCACGGGCTGATCTACGACATCATGAACGACAAGCAGCGCAAGGACTACGAAGAATTTCTGGAAACCGACTTTTCCTTTGAGGTTCCGGGGGTTGCCCGCTTCCGTGTCAACGCGTTCAACCAGAACCGGGGGGCCGGCGCTGTTTTCCGGACCATCCCGTCAAAAGTGCTGACCATGGAAGACCTGGGCATGGGCCAGGTGTTCAAAGACATCTCATCAGTGCCCCGTGGTCTGGTACTTGTTACCGGTCCTACGGGTTCCGGTAAGTCCACCACGCTGGCGGCGATGATCGACTACATCAACGACAGCCGCTATGAGCACATCCTCACCATTGAGGATCCCATCGAATTTGTGCACGAATCCAAGAAATGCCTGCTCAACCAGCGGGAAGTGCATCGTGACACCCTGGGCTTCAACGAAGCCCTGCGCTCGGCACTGCGGGAAGACCCCGACATCATTCTGGTGGGCGAGCTGCGGGACCTGGAAACCATTCGTCTGGCACTGACGGCGGCGGAAACCGGCCACCTGGTATTCGGCACCCTGCACACCACCTCGGCGGCAAAAACCATTGACCGCGTGGTAGACGTATTCCCGGCGGAAGAGAAGTCCATGGTCCGTTCCATGCTGTCGGAGTCGTTGCAGGCGGTTATCTCCCAGACCCTGATGAAGAAGATGGGTGGCGGCCGGATTGCCGCCCACGAGATCATGATTGGTACCTCGGCGATCCGTAACCTGATCCGCGAGGACAAGATTGCGCAGATGTACTCGGCAATCCAGACCGGTGGCTCCCTGGGCATGACGACCCTGGACCAGTGCCTGGAAAAACTGTTGAAGAAAGGTCTCATTTCCCGCGAAGCGGCACGAATGAAGGCGAAAATGCCGGATAATTTCTAG